A genomic window from Jiangella alba includes:
- a CDS encoding Gfo/Idh/MocA family protein, translated as MIRVGVAGASGVGAAHVAALRRLDGVEVVAVSGSTDESARRVARKLGVPAAYGSERALIDAGTVDVLHVCTPNDRHAPAVRAAFAAGLHVVCEKPLATTAADAAELAALAASAPTASAVCYHYRYSPLAVRLAGLVRSGLLGTVHSVRASYLQNWQLGAAGSWRNDPARSGSSRVLADIGSHALDLVEVLTGRPVTSLAADFHTPRRDALRPGTDDVAVARARLDGGAVVALTASQVSPGHLNTIAVEIDGDQGTASWQLGDLETLELVRTADARRLRLDGHADPHRVSRFWRTPVDAEARVVALLDAFYRPLTGGDGGPPAAPLPTFADAARHVALIDEAARPLLIP; from the coding sequence GTGATCCGCGTCGGCGTCGCCGGCGCCTCCGGCGTCGGGGCCGCGCACGTCGCCGCGCTGCGTCGCCTCGACGGCGTCGAGGTGGTCGCGGTGAGCGGGTCCACCGACGAGTCGGCGCGACGGGTCGCGCGCAAGCTCGGCGTCCCCGCCGCGTACGGTTCCGAGCGCGCGCTGATCGACGCCGGCACGGTCGACGTCCTGCACGTCTGCACGCCCAACGACCGGCACGCGCCCGCGGTGCGCGCCGCGTTCGCCGCCGGCCTGCACGTGGTCTGCGAGAAGCCGCTGGCCACGACGGCGGCCGACGCCGCGGAGCTGGCCGCCCTGGCCGCGTCGGCGCCCACCGCGTCGGCCGTCTGCTACCACTACCGCTACTCCCCGCTGGCGGTCCGGCTGGCCGGGCTGGTCCGCTCCGGCCTGCTCGGCACCGTCCACTCCGTCCGCGCCAGCTACCTGCAGAACTGGCAGCTCGGCGCCGCCGGGTCGTGGCGCAACGACCCGGCCCGGTCCGGCTCGTCGCGGGTGCTGGCCGACATCGGCAGCCACGCGCTGGACCTCGTCGAGGTGCTCACCGGCCGCCCGGTCACGTCGCTCGCCGCCGACTTCCACACGCCCCGCCGCGACGCGCTGCGGCCCGGCACCGACGACGTCGCGGTGGCGCGGGCCCGGCTCGACGGCGGCGCCGTCGTCGCGCTGACCGCGTCGCAGGTGTCGCCCGGCCACCTCAACACGATCGCGGTCGAGATCGACGGCGACCAGGGCACCGCCAGCTGGCAGCTCGGCGATCTGGAGACCCTGGAGCTGGTCCGGACGGCGGACGCGCGGCGGCTGCGCCTGGACGGGCACGCCGACCCGCACCGCGTCAGCCGGTTCTGGCGCACCCCCGTCGACGCCGAGGCCCGCGTCGTCGCCCTCCTCGACGCGTTCTACCGGCCGCTGACCGGCGGCGACGGCGGCCCGCCGGCCGCACCCCTTCCCACGTTCGCGGACGCCGCCCGGCACGTCGCGCTCATCGACGAAGCCGCGCGGCCGCTGCTCATTCCCTGA